Within the bacterium genome, the region GCGTTGGCGTTACGCTGGATTTTACCATCGGTTACATAGGAACCAGCGATGATACCTGAACGAGTAAGCTTGAATACGGCTCTTATCTCAGCGTTACCGAGATGAATTTCTTCAAACTTAGGCTCAAGCATGCCCTTCATGGCTTTTTCAATATCATCGAGCAGTTCGTAGATAATCTTATAAGATCGGACTTCAACTCCTTGCCGTTCGGCTAACGCTTTTGCGCCAGGCTCGATTTTTACATTAAAACCGACTACAATAGCCTCAGCCGCCGATGCGAAATCCACGTCCGATTCGTTGACATTCCCAACGCCTGTACTGATTACCTTGATTACTACTTCTTCGCTTTGCATCTGCTCGAGTTGCTCACGCACAGCTTCGACAGAACCACCAACGTCCGCTTTCACAACAACGTTCAAGTCTTTGATTTCGCCTTCTATCAGCTTCTGATAGAGGTCCTGTAAGCTGGCGCGCTGGGGTTGAACAAGGAACATTTCCACCCTTTGAGCATCAACACGTTCGGAAGCAATTTCGCGTGCGCTTCGTTC harbors:
- a CDS encoding translation initiation factor IF-2 codes for the protein ERSAREIASERVDAQRVEMFLVQPQRASLQDLYQKLIEGEIKDLNVVVKADVGGSVEAVREQLEQMQSEEVVIKVISTGVGNVNESDVDFASAAEAIVVGFNVKIEPGAKALAERQGVEVRSYKIIYELLDDIEKAMKGMLEPKFEEIHLGNAEIRAVFKLTRSGIIAGSYVTDGKIQRNANARLSRAGEVIFTGKIGSLKHLKDDVKEMAAGFECGISLDGFDEYKEGDIIEAYEVRQVS